The proteins below come from a single Streptococcus canis genomic window:
- a CDS encoding endonuclease/exonuclease/phosphatase family protein: MTQLTVSTWNINQRSGLGRQIPDMVVTELRELNADIICLTEYVKTESHNLFCARLQDIGYEVFEDDRSLEFGNEILVAIKSSLISDSKFTTIDNDDSNPNFLRVTVNIFGKELNIVGTRIKTGGKDIIEDFKERKIQLDNLISNLPASHENTIILGDFNNGFFKQNDDIHSYQGKAREFYSYPLLKSIMSKAGLTVYTPSDLNSWKYCKLDHIFANIPIVNENYSWEFLKNPDYKSQVGYPDHAILSATISL, from the coding sequence ATGACACAACTTACAGTTTCTACTTGGAATATCAATCAGCGTTCAGGACTTGGCAGACAAATTCCTGATATGGTTGTAACTGAACTAAGAGAATTGAACGCAGATATTATATGTCTGACAGAGTATGTCAAGACAGAATCCCATAATTTATTCTGTGCTAGATTGCAGGATATTGGCTATGAGGTTTTTGAAGATGACCGTTCTCTTGAATTCGGAAACGAAATCTTAGTAGCTATCAAAAGTTCCTTAATTTCTGATAGTAAATTCACTACCATTGATAATGATGATAGTAATCCAAACTTTTTACGAGTTACAGTAAATATATTTGGTAAGGAATTAAATATTGTCGGTACTCGTATAAAAACTGGTGGGAAAGATATCATTGAAGATTTTAAAGAGCGCAAAATACAACTAGATAATCTAATTTCAAATTTGCCTGCAAGTCATGAAAATACCATCATTCTAGGTGACTTTAATAATGGTTTTTTCAAACAGAATGATGATATTCATTCCTATCAAGGAAAAGCTAGAGAGTTTTACTCTTATCCATTACTTAAGTCGATAATGAGCAAGGCAGGCTTAACTGTATATACTCCATCAGATTTAAACTCTTGGAAGTATTGTAAGTTAGACCATATTTTTGCAAATATCCCTATAGTAAATGAAAATTATTCTTGGGAATTCTTAAAAAATCCTGATTATAAAAGCCAAGTAGGCTACCCAGACCATGCGATTTTATCAGCAACTATTTCTTTATAA